Proteins found in one Macaca nemestrina isolate mMacNem1 chromosome 4, mMacNem.hap1, whole genome shotgun sequence genomic segment:
- the LOC105474816 gene encoding olfactory receptor 2A7, producing the protein MGHNLTSITEFLLLGFPVGPRIQMLLFGLFSPFYVFTLLGNGTILGLISLDSRLHTPMYFFLSHLAVVDIAYACNTVPQMLVNLLHPAKPISFAGCMTQTFLFSTFAVTECLLLVVMSYDRYVAICHPLRYLAIMTWRVCITLAATSWATGVVLSLIHLVLLLPLPFCRPQKINHFFCEILAVLKLACADTHINENMVLAGAISGLVGPLSTIVVSYMCILCAILQIQSREGQRKAFSTCFSHLCVVGLFYGTAIIMYVGPRYGNPKEQKKYLLLFHSLFNPMLNPLIYSLRNSEVKTTLKRLLEVERALWRGLWHCD; encoded by the coding sequence ATGGGACACAATCTAACATCCATCACAGAGTTCCTCCTGCTGGGATTTCCCGTTGGCCCAAGGATTCAGATGCTCCTGTTTGGGCTCTTCTCCCCATTCTATGTCTTCACCCTGCTGGGGAACGGGACCATCCTGGGGCTCATCTCACTGGACTCCagactgcacacccccatgtactTCTTCCTCTCACACCTGGCGGTCGTCGACATCGCCTACGCCTGCAACACAGTGCCCCAGATGCTGGTGAACCTGCTGCATCCAGCCAAGCCCATCTCCTTTGCAGGCTGCATGACCCAGACCTTTCTCTTTTCCACTTTTGCTGTCACAGAATGTCTCCTCCTGGTGGTTATGTCCTATGATCGGTACGTGGCCATCTGCCACCCCCTCCGATATTTGGCCATCATGACCTGGAGAGTCTGTATCACCCTAGCGGCGACTTCCTGGGCCACTGGAGTTGTTTTATCCTTGATTCATCTTGTGTTACTTCTACCTTTACCCTTCTGTAGGCCCCAGAAAATTAATCACTTTTTTTGTGAAATCTTGGCTGTTCTCAAACTTGCCTGTGCCGATACCCACATCAATGAGAACATGGTCTTGGCCGGAGCAATTTCTGGGCTGGTGGGACCCTTGTCCACTATTGTAGTTTCATATATGTGCATCCTCTGTGCTATCCTTCAGATCCAATCAAGGGAAGGTCAGAGGAAAGCCTTCTCCACCTGCTTCTCCCACCTCTGTGTAGTTGGACTCTTTTATGGCACAGCCATTATCATGTATGTTGGACCCAGATATGGGAACCCCAAGGAGCAGAAGAAATATCTCCTGCTGTTTCACAGCCTCTTCAATCCCATGCTCAACCCCCTTATCTATAGTCTTAGGAACTCAGAAGTGAAGACTACTTTGAAGAGACTGCTGGAAGTAGAAAGGGCTTTATGGAGAGGATTATGGCATTGTGATTGA